One Parageobacillus sp. KH3-4 genomic region harbors:
- the ileS gene encoding isoleucine--tRNA ligase: MDYKETLLMPRTEFPMRGNLPKREPQIQKKWEEMDIYRKVQERTKGRPLFVLHDGPPYANGDIHMGHALNKILKDIIVRYKSMSGYCAPYVPGWDTHGLPIETALAKKGVDRKSMSVAEFRKLCEQYAYEQINNQREQFKRLGVRGDWENPYITLKREYEAQQIKVFGEMAKKGLIYKGLKPVYWSPSSESALAEAEIEYKDKRSPSIYVAFPVKDGKGVLDGDEKIVIWTTTPWTIPANLAIAVHPDLDYQVVETNGAKYVVAAALLESVAKEIGWDDVTVVKTIKGKDLEYVVAKHPFYDRDSLVVCGEHVTTDAGTGCVHTAPGHGEDDFIVGQKYGLDVLCPVDERGYMTSEAPGFEGMFYDEANKAITKKLEEVGALLKLGFITHSYPHDWRTKKPTIFRATTQWFASIDKIRGELLQAIKETKWIPEWGEIRIHNMIRDRGDWCISRQRAWGVPIPVFYGENGEPIITDETIEHVSNLFRQYGSNVWFEREAKDLLPEGFTHPSSPNGIFTKETDIMDVWFDSGSSHQAVLVERDDLRRPADLYLEGSDQYRGWFNSSLSTAVAVTGKAPYKAVLSHGFVLDGEGRKMSKSLGNVVVPAKVMEQLGADILRLWVASVDYQADVRISDSILKQVAEVYRKIRNTFRFMLGNLFDFNPETDAVPVNELREVDRYMLVKLNRLIEKVKHAYETYDFASIYHDVNNFCTVDLSAFYLDFAKDILYIEAPNDRARRSIQTVLYETVVALTKLVAPILPHTAEEVWEHIPNRKEKEESVQLVDMPEAINIDGEGALVAKWDAFMSLRDDVLKALEVARNEKVIGKSLNASVTVYPTKEVRQLLASIEEDVKQLFIVSEFTIADDYEKAPEDAQKFANVAIIVKQAEGKTCERCWVVTPEVGKDSDHPTLCPRCAHIVKEHYSA, translated from the coding sequence ATGGATTATAAAGAAACGCTGTTAATGCCACGCACTGAATTTCCAATGCGCGGAAACTTGCCGAAGCGCGAGCCGCAAATTCAAAAAAAATGGGAAGAAATGGACATTTATCGCAAAGTGCAAGAACGGACAAAAGGCCGCCCGCTGTTTGTGCTGCATGACGGACCGCCGTATGCGAACGGCGACATTCATATGGGGCACGCGTTAAACAAAATTTTAAAAGATATCATCGTCCGCTATAAATCAATGAGCGGTTATTGCGCTCCATACGTTCCTGGATGGGATACGCATGGCCTTCCGATCGAAACCGCGCTCGCGAAAAAAGGCGTTGACCGAAAATCGATGAGCGTCGCGGAATTTCGAAAGCTTTGTGAACAATACGCGTATGAACAAATCAATAACCAGCGCGAGCAATTTAAGCGCCTTGGCGTGCGCGGCGATTGGGAAAACCCGTATATTACGCTGAAACGTGAATATGAGGCGCAACAAATTAAAGTGTTTGGCGAGATGGCGAAAAAAGGGCTGATTTATAAAGGCCTGAAGCCGGTATATTGGTCCCCATCGAGCGAATCGGCATTGGCGGAAGCGGAAATTGAGTATAAAGATAAACGTTCACCTTCCATTTATGTCGCATTCCCAGTGAAGGACGGGAAAGGAGTGCTTGACGGGGACGAAAAAATCGTGATCTGGACGACAACACCGTGGACGATTCCGGCGAACTTGGCGATTGCCGTCCATCCAGACCTTGATTATCAAGTTGTTGAAACAAATGGTGCTAAATATGTCGTTGCGGCTGCGTTATTAGAATCTGTTGCGAAAGAAATCGGCTGGGACGACGTAACAGTTGTGAAAACGATCAAAGGAAAAGACTTAGAATACGTTGTGGCAAAACATCCGTTTTATGACCGCGATTCTTTAGTTGTTTGCGGCGAACATGTTACGACAGACGCCGGAACAGGATGCGTTCATACCGCGCCTGGACACGGGGAGGACGACTTTATTGTCGGACAAAAATACGGCTTGGATGTGTTGTGTCCAGTCGATGAACGCGGCTATATGACAAGCGAAGCACCAGGCTTTGAAGGAATGTTTTACGATGAAGCGAACAAAGCGATTACGAAAAAGCTAGAAGAAGTCGGCGCGCTTTTGAAGCTTGGTTTTATCACTCACTCGTATCCGCATGACTGGCGCACGAAAAAGCCGACGATTTTCCGCGCTACGACACAATGGTTTGCATCGATCGATAAAATTCGTGGCGAACTGCTCCAAGCCATTAAAGAAACAAAATGGATTCCGGAATGGGGCGAAATCCGCATCCATAATATGATCCGCGACCGCGGCGACTGGTGCATTTCCCGCCAGCGCGCGTGGGGGGTACCGATCCCAGTCTTTTATGGGGAAAACGGCGAACCGATTATTACGGACGAAACGATTGAACATGTGTCTAACTTGTTCCGTCAATACGGCTCGAACGTTTGGTTTGAGCGCGAGGCGAAAGACTTATTGCCGGAAGGATTTACACACCCATCGAGCCCGAACGGCATTTTCACGAAAGAAACAGACATTATGGACGTATGGTTTGATTCCGGATCTTCCCATCAGGCAGTGCTCGTAGAACGCGACGATTTACGCCGTCCGGCTGATTTATATTTAGAAGGTTCCGACCAATATCGCGGCTGGTTTAACTCCTCGCTTTCAACCGCCGTCGCTGTTACCGGAAAAGCGCCGTATAAAGCGGTATTGAGCCACGGATTTGTCCTTGATGGAGAAGGCCGGAAAATGAGCAAATCGCTCGGCAATGTCGTCGTGCCGGCGAAGGTGATGGAACAGCTCGGCGCCGACATTTTGCGCTTATGGGTGGCTTCCGTCGATTATCAAGCGGACGTTCGCATTTCCGACAGCATTTTAAAACAAGTCGCGGAAGTATATCGGAAAATCCGCAATACATTCCGATTTATGCTTGGAAACTTGTTCGACTTTAACCCAGAGACAGATGCGGTTCCAGTTAACGAATTGCGCGAAGTCGACCGCTACATGCTCGTAAAACTAAACCGTTTGATTGAAAAAGTAAAACACGCTTATGAAACGTACGATTTCGCGTCCATTTATCACGATGTGAACAATTTCTGCACCGTTGATTTAAGTGCTTTCTATTTAGACTTCGCAAAAGATATTTTGTATATCGAAGCGCCAAACGACCGCGCGCGCCGTTCGATTCAGACGGTATTGTACGAAACGGTTGTCGCGTTAACGAAGCTTGTGGCGCCGATTTTGCCGCATACCGCAGAGGAAGTATGGGAGCATATTCCAAACCGGAAAGAAAAAGAAGAAAGCGTTCAGCTTGTTGACATGCCGGAAGCAATTAACATTGACGGCGAAGGGGCGCTAGTGGCAAAATGGGATGCGTTTATGAGCTTGCGCGATGATGTGTTAAAAGCGTTGGAAGTGGCGCGCAATGAAAAAGTGATCGGCAAATCGCTAAATGCAAGCGTTACGGTATATCCGACAAAAGAAGTGCGACAATTGCTTGCATCGATTGAAGAAGATGTCAAACAGTTATTTATCGTATCTGAGTTTACGATCGCAGATGACTATGAAAAAGCTCCAGAAGATGCGCAAAAATTCGCGAATGTGGCGATTATCGTTAAACAAGCGGAAGGGAAAACGTGCGAGCGCTGCTGGGTGGTGACGCCGGAAGTGGGCAAAGATTCCGACCATCCGACATTATGCCCTCGCTGCGCCCACATCGTGAAAGAACATTATTCGGCATAA
- a CDS encoding DivIVA domain-containing protein — MPLTPLDIHNKEFSRGFRGYDEDEVNEFLDQVIKDYEMVIREKKQLEEKVAELTEKLNYFTNIEETLNKSILVAQETAEEVKRNAQKEAKLIIKEAEKNAERIISEALAKSRKIALEIEELKRQSKVFRTRFRMLVEAQLEMLNNSDWDDLMEYEAPNVETEEKEELSQS, encoded by the coding sequence GTGCCTTTAACGCCATTAGATATTCATAATAAAGAATTTAGCCGAGGTTTTCGTGGCTATGATGAAGATGAAGTGAACGAATTTCTTGATCAAGTTATTAAAGATTATGAAATGGTGATTCGCGAAAAAAAGCAGCTGGAGGAAAAGGTAGCGGAATTGACAGAAAAGCTAAATTACTTTACGAATATTGAAGAAACATTAAACAAATCGATTTTAGTCGCCCAAGAAACGGCGGAAGAAGTGAAGCGGAACGCGCAAAAAGAGGCAAAGCTGATCATTAAGGAAGCGGAGAAAAACGCGGAGCGCATCATCAGCGAAGCGCTCGCGAAATCGCGGAAAATCGCTCTCGAAATCGAAGAGTTAAAGCGGCAATCGAAAGTGTTTCGCACGCGTTTTCGCATGCTCGTTGAGGCGCAGCTAGAAATGTTGAATAACAGCGATTGGGATGATTTAATGGAATATGAAGCGCCTAACGTGGAAACAGAGGAAAAGGAAGAGCTCTCTCAATCTTGA